A region of Argentina anserina chromosome 5, drPotAnse1.1, whole genome shotgun sequence DNA encodes the following proteins:
- the LOC126795244 gene encoding uncharacterized protein LOC126795244 encodes MMLMKSGGGTAMAVPFSFRPPVFSAMASNINSENLRVQLGQLHFEAETTREKANNARLRLLRLSEAAEKLRRQAAINVRIGREDEAREMLFQKKKVMQALEKSKKRIELLDELSAKLNEAITVKERQLIGNVALDLEVVRQDAYSPVRIVSPTPEEAQELDEVKELGFKGPELTDDQDNLLPTENQASLPVEPIGDEVPKPLKSGVLNEDDNISTLQGITSFENFLEHLDNKLNKIEAELVTVLRI; translated from the coding sequence ATGATGCTCATGAAGAGTGGTGGTGGCACCGCCATGGCCGTTCCCTTCAGTTTCAGACCGCCCGTCTTCTCCGCCATGGCTTCCAATATCAACTCAGAAAACCTACGTGTCCAACTGGGTCAGCTTCATTTTGAGGCTGAGACCACCAGAGAGAAAGCTAACAATGCAAGGTTGAGGCTTCTGCGGCTATCCGAGGCGGCTGAGAAGCTTAGACGGCAAGCAGCGATCAATGTCCGGATCGGAAGGGAAGACGAAGCTAGGGAAATGCTCTTTCAGAAGAAGAAGGTCATGCAGGCATTGGAGAAGTCAAAGAAACGCATTGAATTGCTTGATGAGCTTTCAGCGAAGCTTAATGAGGCAATTACTGTAAAAGAGAGGCAGCTAATTGGAAATGTTGCTTTGGATCTTGAAGTTGTCAGACAAGATGCTTACAGTCCAGTTCGAATTGTATCCCCAACACCTGAAGAGGCACAAGAATTGGATGAGGTCAAAGAACTTGGCTTCAAGGGCCCAGAACTTACTGATGACCAAGATAACTTGCTCCCTACAGAGAATCAAGCAAGCTTACCAGTTGAGCCAATAGGAGATGAGGTTCCAAAACCTTTAAAGAGTGGAGTTTTGAATGAAGACGACAACATTAGTACTTTGCAGGGAATAACCTCTTTTGAGAATTTCTTGGAGCATCTGGATAATAAACTTAATAAAATTGAAGCAGAACTCGTCACTGTATTAAGGATATAA
- the LOC126793805 gene encoding uncharacterized protein LOC126793805 isoform X2, which translates to MGYGDKDESSQVNDIQKFEVSVKNSDSGSFGGAKLNGANFRKWKKIMTAHLRGMHKIGHVTGVTKAPNADAVVAYTKWDDDDGLVMFVLFKAMNEEILDLVAECDTAHAIWTTLEVLFTNDSDFIQVHELMCTAFAMHQDGQPVAQYFTKLKNIWAEIDVKRPCMIKNHEDIVWYQKEKEIERVHHFLKGLDAKHNSAKCELLRKTEPPSLITAFTFIRKDESQHESLHKTQVEVSSLTVQATSPTPSLQPATSAPLHKRGPPPGFGTQPRPPCSYCHDTNHARATCWKLYPHLRPQRPNYRPKAKAAIQLVPEPDIYGVVGHDHHTTGGATPTSSIAGRGKIGSSHRGFNWSGVSKGQVVSSGSDVCGEETRGTIPDRFALHF; encoded by the exons ATGGGTTATGGAGACAAAGACGAGAGTTCTCAGGTCAATGATATTCAGAAATTTGAAGTCtctgtcaagaattctgacaGTGGTTCTTTTGGAGGAGCCAAACTCAATGGggccaatttccgtaaatggaagaaaATTATGACAGCCCATCTCCGAGGAATGCACAAGATAGGACATGTCACTGGAGTCACTAAGGCTCCCAATGCAGATGCggttgttgcctacactaaatgggacgATGATGATGGCCTTGTAATGTTTGTCTTGTTCAAAGCcatgaatgaagagatacttGACCTGGTAGCAGAATGTGATACCGCGCATGCAATATGGACGACATTGGAAGTCCTatttactaatgactctgattttatacaggttcatgagttaatgtgcacagcctTTGCAATGcaccaggatgggcaaccggtggcgcaatatttcactaaactaaagaatatttgggctgagattgatgtgaaacgtccttgcatgatcaagaatcatgaggatattgtttggtaccaaaaagagaaggagattgagcgagttcaccatttcttgaaaggtcttgatgcaaagcataacagtgcgaaatGCGAGCTACTCAGAAAGACCGAACCTCCTAGCCTAATCACAGCTTTCACATttatccgtaaggatgagtctcagcatgAGAGTCTTCAtaagacacaagttgaagtttctagcCTCACTGTTCAGGCTACATCTCCAACACCATCCCTTCAGCCAGCCACCTCAGCTCCACTCCATAAGCgcggaccaccaccaggcttcgggactcagccccgccctccttgctcttattgccatgatacaaaccatgctcgtgcaacttgttggaagttgtatccacaccttagacCCCAacggcctaattatcgtcctaaggcgaaagcagctattcaattAGTCCcggaaccagatatctatggtgtggttggacatgatcatcatacaacaggaggagcaacacccacatcatcaatagctggtcgtggtaagattg gatcttctcaccggggatttaattggtcgggggtatctaaggggcaggttgtttcatctggatcagacgtATGCGGGgaagaaaccaggggcaccaTCCCGGATCGCTTTGCTCTAcacttctga
- the LOC126793805 gene encoding uncharacterized protein LOC126793805 isoform X3: protein MGYGDKDESSQVNDIQKFEVSVKNSDSGSFGGAKLNGANFRKWKKIMTAHLRGMHKIGHVTGVTKAPNADAVVAYTKWDDDDGLVMFVLFKAMNEEILDLVAECDTAHAIWTTLEVLFTNDSDFIQVHELMCTAFAMHQDGQPVAQYFTKLKNIWAEIDVKRPCMIKNHEDIVWYQKEKEIERVHHFLKGLDAKHNSAKCELLRKTEPPSLITAFTFIRKDESQHESLHKTQVEVSSLTVQATSPTPSLQPATSAPLHKRGPPPGFGTQPRPPCSYCHDTNHARATCWKLYPHLRPQRPNYRPKAKAAIQLVPEPDIYGVVGHDHHTTGGATPTSSIAGRGSSHRGFNWSGVSKGQVVSSGSDVCGEETRGTIPDRFALHF, encoded by the exons ATGGGTTATGGAGACAAAGACGAGAGTTCTCAGGTCAATGATATTCAGAAATTTGAAGTCtctgtcaagaattctgacaGTGGTTCTTTTGGAGGAGCCAAACTCAATGGggccaatttccgtaaatggaagaaaATTATGACAGCCCATCTCCGAGGAATGCACAAGATAGGACATGTCACTGGAGTCACTAAGGCTCCCAATGCAGATGCggttgttgcctacactaaatgggacgATGATGATGGCCTTGTAATGTTTGTCTTGTTCAAAGCcatgaatgaagagatacttGACCTGGTAGCAGAATGTGATACCGCGCATGCAATATGGACGACATTGGAAGTCCTatttactaatgactctgattttatacaggttcatgagttaatgtgcacagcctTTGCAATGcaccaggatgggcaaccggtggcgcaatatttcactaaactaaagaatatttgggctgagattgatgtgaaacgtccttgcatgatcaagaatcatgaggatattgtttggtaccaaaaagagaaggagattgagcgagttcaccatttcttgaaaggtcttgatgcaaagcataacagtgcgaaatGCGAGCTACTCAGAAAGACCGAACCTCCTAGCCTAATCACAGCTTTCACATttatccgtaaggatgagtctcagcatgAGAGTCTTCAtaagacacaagttgaagtttctagcCTCACTGTTCAGGCTACATCTCCAACACCATCCCTTCAGCCAGCCACCTCAGCTCCACTCCATAAGCgcggaccaccaccaggcttcgggactcagccccgccctccttgctcttattgccatgatacaaaccatgctcgtgcaacttgttggaagttgtatccacaccttagacCCCAacggcctaattatcgtcctaaggcgaaagcagctattcaattAGTCCcggaaccagatatctatggtgtggttggacatgatcatcatacaacaggaggagcaacacccacatcatcaatagctggtcgtg gatcttctcaccggggatttaattggtcgggggtatctaaggggcaggttgtttcatctggatcagacgtATGCGGGgaagaaaccaggggcaccaTCCCGGATCGCTTTGCTCTAcacttctga